Part of the Hippea jasoniae genome, TGCCTGCCTTGCCCCAGTTGATATTTGAATGCTCAGTATTACCCACCTGACCAACTGTGGCATAGCAATTAACATGTATCAGCCTCATCTCGCCGCTTGGCAGTTTAATATGGGCATAATTGCCCTCTTTTGCCATAATTTGAGCCATACTCCCTGCACTTCTTGCAAGCTGGCCACCGCCACCAGGTTTTAACTCAATATTATGAATAATTGTACCAACAGGTATATTTTTGATCGGCAATGCATTGCCAACCTTAATTTCAACATTATCTCCAGCCTCAATTACATCACCCACATTTAATCCAACCGGAGCAATAATGTATCTTTTTTCACCATCCCTATATGCAATTAAAGCAATCCTTGCGCTTCTGTTTGGGTCATACTCTATAGCCTTAACAACCCCAGGAATTCCTCTTTTATCCCTTTTAAAATCGATAATTCTGTAAAATCTTTTTACCCTGCCACCTCTACCTCTAACACTTACATGACCGTAACAATCCCTTCCTGCATGGTATTTTAATATCTTTATAAGGGACTTCTCAGGCTTCTTCTTTGTTATCTCTTTAAAATCGGAAACACTGGCAAATCTCAAGCCGTTCGTTACCGGTTTATATACCTTGATACCCATCGCTCAACCTCTTTCTTAAAGTTCCTTAAGTGTCTGGCCTTCTTTTAGTGTAACAATAGCCTTTTTAATATCAGGCCTTTTCCCCTTTATACCCTTAAAAACCTTTCTTTTCCCTTTAACATTAATTACATTAACCTTTTCGACCTCTACACCAAAAAGCTCCTCAACCGCTTTTTTTATCTCAACCTTATTTGCTTTTTTATCAACAACAAATACATACTTGCCTTCTTCTTGAACCCCAAAAGCCTTCTCAGAAATAACTCTTCCCTTTAAGATACTCCATTTATCCATTGGCTATTCTCCTGTTCAATTTATCTACAACGCTTTTTGGTATAACGATGTTTTTAAACCTCAACACATCATAGGTGTTAAGTGTATCTATATTTCTAACCTCAATACCTTTCAAATTTCTCAACGACAGATAGGCATTCTCCATACCTTTTTCTAAAACAAACAACGCTTTATTAAGCTTCAAAGCATCAACAAGTTTCTTTGCCTCTTTTGTTTTTGGAGCTTCAAAGTTTAGTTCATCCACAACAATCAAACCAC contains:
- the rplW gene encoding 50S ribosomal protein L23 codes for the protein MDKWSILKGRVISEKAFGVQEEGKYVFVVDKKANKVEIKKAVEELFGVEVEKVNVINVKGKRKVFKGIKGKRPDIKKAIVTLKEGQTLKEL
- the rplB gene encoding 50S ribosomal protein L2, giving the protein MGIKVYKPVTNGLRFASVSDFKEITKKKPEKSLIKILKYHAGRDCYGHVSVRGRGGRVKRFYRIIDFKRDKRGIPGVVKAIEYDPNRSARIALIAYRDGEKRYIIAPVGLNVGDVIEAGDNVEIKVGNALPIKNIPVGTIIHNIELKPGGGGQLARSAGSMAQIMAKEGNYAHIKLPSGEMRLIHVNCYATVGQVGNTEHSNINWGKAGRMRHRGFRPQVRGVAMNPIDHPHGGGEGKTGTGGTPVTPWGVPTKGYKTRHNKRTDKFIVTRRKKK